The proteins below are encoded in one region of Oncorhynchus kisutch isolate 150728-3 linkage group LG14, Okis_V2, whole genome shotgun sequence:
- the LOC109904616 gene encoding zinc finger protein 513 isoform X2, producing MPRRKQSNPQPVKYGVDCNPGCLVLDSDFLLSGELCEFGDTEIMGLDRDTAMTVFSLSDESSSLPAPDDSTFPAFLSCKGCGQLIGADLDLGAGLHLGVGLYCTTCEEDVQSESHTALEDTSQGEESTPAVQSHAVQDRKRKRSKAGDEEACMKVYTCSLCSFSSRYSNHLKRHMRTHDGEKPYHCPHCPYASTQRVNLQRHTRTHTGEKPYLCNACNYACSSLGNLRRHQRSHSQEPRAQRAHSLKRRSRRKHTHRGNAEVKSTQSDAMVSDLTVCMREDSDFLQNREGVASPSSPRLPPSAPLPDLLFPLCCRSCGLTLEGEGETEEEGGGQVCNKCSESLISKKPGSPSPTDTLQSGASKLYRCPLCPFLSLYPNHLARHAHTHSGEKPHRCPQCPYASAHLDNLKRHLRVHTGEKPYRCPQCSYACGNLANLRRHERIHSGAKPFHCSVCGYSCNQSMNLKRHMLRHTGEKPYGCAECDYTTGHWDNYKRHQRKHGHNTESWDKHTHQDTTGDSWDKHTHQDTTADSWDKHTHQDTTAADSEGWTTQEKTEKHTPPHTTD from the exons ACGGTGTGGATTGTAATCCAGGATGCCTGGTTCTGGACAGTGACTTCCTGCTTAGTGGAGAGCTCTGTGAGTTTGGAGACACGGAGATCATGGGGCTGGACAGAGacacag CTATGACGGTGTTCTCTCTGAGTGATGAAAGCTCCAGCCTTCCAGCTCCGGATGACTCCACCTTCCCAGCATTCCTCTCCTGTAAGGGGTGTGGTCAACTGATTGGGGCCGACCTTGACCTAGGGGCAGGACTACACTTGGGGGTGGGACTCTACTGCACGACCTGTGAGGAGGACGTCCAATCAGAATCTCACACAGCCTTGGAGGACACCTCACAAGGGGAGGAGTCAACCCCAGCCGTCCAATCCCATGCGGTGCaagacaggaagaggaagaggagtaaGGCAGGTGATGAAGAAGCCTGTATGAAGGTGTACACATGCTCTCTGTGTAGTTTCTCCTCTCGCTACTCCAACCATCTCAAACGCCACATGAGAACCCATGATGGAGAGAAGCCCTACCACTGTCCCCACTGCCCCTACGCCTCTACACAGAGGGTCAACctgcagagacacacacgcacacacaccgggGAGAAGCCCTACCTCTGCAACGCCTGCAACTATGCCTGTAGTTCCCTGGGGAACCTGCGGAGGCACCAGCGCTCGCACAGCCAGGAACCCCGGGCGCAACGCGCGCACTCACTGAAGAGACGCAGCAGACGAAAACACACACACCGAGGAAACGCTGAAGTTAAGAGCACACAATCAg ATGCCATGGTGTCAGACCTGACAGTGTGTATGAGGGAGGACTCTGATTTCCTCCAGAACCGAGAGGGGgtagcctctccctcctccccccgtctccccccctccgctcccctccctgacctcctcttccccctctgctGTCGCTCCTGTGGCCTCACcctggagggagaaggagagacggaggaggagggcGGAGGGCAGGTGTGTAATAAATGTTCAGAGTCTCTCATCTCCAAGAAACCAGGGTCCCCCAGCCCCACTGACACACTCCAGTCAGGGGCCAGCAAGCTGTACCGCTGCCCTCTctgccccttcctctccctctaccccaacCACCTGGCCCGACACGCCCACACCCACAGCGGGGAGAAGCCCCACCGCTGCCCTCAGTGCCCTTACGCCTCGGCCCACCTGGACAACCTGAAACGCCACCTCCGGGTCCACACGGGGGAGAAGCCCTACCGCTGTCCCCAGTGCTCGTACGCCTGCGGGAACCTGGCCAACCTGAGGCGCCATGAGAGGATTCACTCTGGAGCCAAGCCGTTCCACTGCTCTGTGTGTGGCTACAGCTGTAACCAGAGTATGAACCTGAAGAGACACATGCTGAGACACACGGGGGAGAAGCCGTATGGCTGTGCTGAGTGTGACTACACTACGGGACACTGGGACAACTACAAACGTCATCAGAGGAAACACGGACACAACACCGAGAgctgggacaaacacacacaccaggacactACAGGAGACAgctgggacaaacacacacaccaggacactACAGCAGACAgctgggacaaacacacacaccaggacactACAGCAGCAGACAGCGAGGGCTGGACCACACAGGAGAAAACGgagaaacacacaccaccacatacCACAGACTAA
- the LOC109904616 gene encoding zinc finger protein 513 isoform X1, whose amino-acid sequence MPRRKQSNPQPVKLDGVDCNPGCLVLDSDFLLSGELCEFGDTEIMGLDRDTAMTVFSLSDESSSLPAPDDSTFPAFLSCKGCGQLIGADLDLGAGLHLGVGLYCTTCEEDVQSESHTALEDTSQGEESTPAVQSHAVQDRKRKRSKAGDEEACMKVYTCSLCSFSSRYSNHLKRHMRTHDGEKPYHCPHCPYASTQRVNLQRHTRTHTGEKPYLCNACNYACSSLGNLRRHQRSHSQEPRAQRAHSLKRRSRRKHTHRGNAEVKSTQSDAMVSDLTVCMREDSDFLQNREGVASPSSPRLPPSAPLPDLLFPLCCRSCGLTLEGEGETEEEGGGQVCNKCSESLISKKPGSPSPTDTLQSGASKLYRCPLCPFLSLYPNHLARHAHTHSGEKPHRCPQCPYASAHLDNLKRHLRVHTGEKPYRCPQCSYACGNLANLRRHERIHSGAKPFHCSVCGYSCNQSMNLKRHMLRHTGEKPYGCAECDYTTGHWDNYKRHQRKHGHNTESWDKHTHQDTTGDSWDKHTHQDTTADSWDKHTHQDTTAADSEGWTTQEKTEKHTPPHTTD is encoded by the exons TAGACGGTGTGGATTGTAATCCAGGATGCCTGGTTCTGGACAGTGACTTCCTGCTTAGTGGAGAGCTCTGTGAGTTTGGAGACACGGAGATCATGGGGCTGGACAGAGacacag CTATGACGGTGTTCTCTCTGAGTGATGAAAGCTCCAGCCTTCCAGCTCCGGATGACTCCACCTTCCCAGCATTCCTCTCCTGTAAGGGGTGTGGTCAACTGATTGGGGCCGACCTTGACCTAGGGGCAGGACTACACTTGGGGGTGGGACTCTACTGCACGACCTGTGAGGAGGACGTCCAATCAGAATCTCACACAGCCTTGGAGGACACCTCACAAGGGGAGGAGTCAACCCCAGCCGTCCAATCCCATGCGGTGCaagacaggaagaggaagaggagtaaGGCAGGTGATGAAGAAGCCTGTATGAAGGTGTACACATGCTCTCTGTGTAGTTTCTCCTCTCGCTACTCCAACCATCTCAAACGCCACATGAGAACCCATGATGGAGAGAAGCCCTACCACTGTCCCCACTGCCCCTACGCCTCTACACAGAGGGTCAACctgcagagacacacacgcacacacaccgggGAGAAGCCCTACCTCTGCAACGCCTGCAACTATGCCTGTAGTTCCCTGGGGAACCTGCGGAGGCACCAGCGCTCGCACAGCCAGGAACCCCGGGCGCAACGCGCGCACTCACTGAAGAGACGCAGCAGACGAAAACACACACACCGAGGAAACGCTGAAGTTAAGAGCACACAATCAg ATGCCATGGTGTCAGACCTGACAGTGTGTATGAGGGAGGACTCTGATTTCCTCCAGAACCGAGAGGGGgtagcctctccctcctccccccgtctccccccctccgctcccctccctgacctcctcttccccctctgctGTCGCTCCTGTGGCCTCACcctggagggagaaggagagacggaggaggagggcGGAGGGCAGGTGTGTAATAAATGTTCAGAGTCTCTCATCTCCAAGAAACCAGGGTCCCCCAGCCCCACTGACACACTCCAGTCAGGGGCCAGCAAGCTGTACCGCTGCCCTCTctgccccttcctctccctctaccccaacCACCTGGCCCGACACGCCCACACCCACAGCGGGGAGAAGCCCCACCGCTGCCCTCAGTGCCCTTACGCCTCGGCCCACCTGGACAACCTGAAACGCCACCTCCGGGTCCACACGGGGGAGAAGCCCTACCGCTGTCCCCAGTGCTCGTACGCCTGCGGGAACCTGGCCAACCTGAGGCGCCATGAGAGGATTCACTCTGGAGCCAAGCCGTTCCACTGCTCTGTGTGTGGCTACAGCTGTAACCAGAGTATGAACCTGAAGAGACACATGCTGAGACACACGGGGGAGAAGCCGTATGGCTGTGCTGAGTGTGACTACACTACGGGACACTGGGACAACTACAAACGTCATCAGAGGAAACACGGACACAACACCGAGAgctgggacaaacacacacaccaggacactACAGGAGACAgctgggacaaacacacacaccaggacactACAGCAGACAgctgggacaaacacacacaccaggacactACAGCAGCAGACAGCGAGGGCTGGACCACACAGGAGAAAACGgagaaacacacaccaccacatacCACAGACTAA
- the LOC109904616 gene encoding zinc finger protein 513 isoform X3 has product MGLDRDTAMTVFSLSDESSSLPAPDDSTFPAFLSCKGCGQLIGADLDLGAGLHLGVGLYCTTCEEDVQSESHTALEDTSQGEESTPAVQSHAVQDRKRKRSKAGDEEACMKVYTCSLCSFSSRYSNHLKRHMRTHDGEKPYHCPHCPYASTQRVNLQRHTRTHTGEKPYLCNACNYACSSLGNLRRHQRSHSQEPRAQRAHSLKRRSRRKHTHRGNAEVKSTQSDAMVSDLTVCMREDSDFLQNREGVASPSSPRLPPSAPLPDLLFPLCCRSCGLTLEGEGETEEEGGGQVCNKCSESLISKKPGSPSPTDTLQSGASKLYRCPLCPFLSLYPNHLARHAHTHSGEKPHRCPQCPYASAHLDNLKRHLRVHTGEKPYRCPQCSYACGNLANLRRHERIHSGAKPFHCSVCGYSCNQSMNLKRHMLRHTGEKPYGCAECDYTTGHWDNYKRHQRKHGHNTESWDKHTHQDTTGDSWDKHTHQDTTADSWDKHTHQDTTAADSEGWTTQEKTEKHTPPHTTD; this is encoded by the exons ATGGGGCTGGACAGAGacacag CTATGACGGTGTTCTCTCTGAGTGATGAAAGCTCCAGCCTTCCAGCTCCGGATGACTCCACCTTCCCAGCATTCCTCTCCTGTAAGGGGTGTGGTCAACTGATTGGGGCCGACCTTGACCTAGGGGCAGGACTACACTTGGGGGTGGGACTCTACTGCACGACCTGTGAGGAGGACGTCCAATCAGAATCTCACACAGCCTTGGAGGACACCTCACAAGGGGAGGAGTCAACCCCAGCCGTCCAATCCCATGCGGTGCaagacaggaagaggaagaggagtaaGGCAGGTGATGAAGAAGCCTGTATGAAGGTGTACACATGCTCTCTGTGTAGTTTCTCCTCTCGCTACTCCAACCATCTCAAACGCCACATGAGAACCCATGATGGAGAGAAGCCCTACCACTGTCCCCACTGCCCCTACGCCTCTACACAGAGGGTCAACctgcagagacacacacgcacacacaccgggGAGAAGCCCTACCTCTGCAACGCCTGCAACTATGCCTGTAGTTCCCTGGGGAACCTGCGGAGGCACCAGCGCTCGCACAGCCAGGAACCCCGGGCGCAACGCGCGCACTCACTGAAGAGACGCAGCAGACGAAAACACACACACCGAGGAAACGCTGAAGTTAAGAGCACACAATCAg ATGCCATGGTGTCAGACCTGACAGTGTGTATGAGGGAGGACTCTGATTTCCTCCAGAACCGAGAGGGGgtagcctctccctcctccccccgtctccccccctccgctcccctccctgacctcctcttccccctctgctGTCGCTCCTGTGGCCTCACcctggagggagaaggagagacggaggaggagggcGGAGGGCAGGTGTGTAATAAATGTTCAGAGTCTCTCATCTCCAAGAAACCAGGGTCCCCCAGCCCCACTGACACACTCCAGTCAGGGGCCAGCAAGCTGTACCGCTGCCCTCTctgccccttcctctccctctaccccaacCACCTGGCCCGACACGCCCACACCCACAGCGGGGAGAAGCCCCACCGCTGCCCTCAGTGCCCTTACGCCTCGGCCCACCTGGACAACCTGAAACGCCACCTCCGGGTCCACACGGGGGAGAAGCCCTACCGCTGTCCCCAGTGCTCGTACGCCTGCGGGAACCTGGCCAACCTGAGGCGCCATGAGAGGATTCACTCTGGAGCCAAGCCGTTCCACTGCTCTGTGTGTGGCTACAGCTGTAACCAGAGTATGAACCTGAAGAGACACATGCTGAGACACACGGGGGAGAAGCCGTATGGCTGTGCTGAGTGTGACTACACTACGGGACACTGGGACAACTACAAACGTCATCAGAGGAAACACGGACACAACACCGAGAgctgggacaaacacacacaccaggacactACAGGAGACAgctgggacaaacacacacaccaggacactACAGCAGACAgctgggacaaacacacacaccaggacactACAGCAGCAGACAGCGAGGGCTGGACCACACAGGAGAAAACGgagaaacacacaccaccacatacCACAGACTAA